One region of Alosa sapidissima isolate fAloSap1 chromosome 1, fAloSap1.pri, whole genome shotgun sequence genomic DNA includes:
- the LOC121724191 gene encoding cadherin-18-like isoform X2: MLDREEAAWHNITVMASEIDNPSLVSYVPVTVQVLDVNDNAPYIDTENDIIVCESSRVGQVIQTIKATDKDNFANGHFSFTLPSDPPGNPNFTLKDNEDNSASIVSQRRGFSQTEQELYELAVEVWDGGEPALSSISTLTLRVCPCQRGGRLRACQAQAFLSSAGLSTGALVAILLCIVILLAIVVLFVTLRSKKSKKEPLIISEEDVRENVVTYDDEGGGEEDTEAFDIVALRNPAAAEELRLRRDALAQAWEVAAAAAAAGASCTSLMLDEEDIHRVIRERVVVADRDTRGPPYDSLQTYAYEGHGSPTGSISSLDLPGVPSELDPAELDDWGPEVHTLSILFREHDNEHNP; this comes from the exons ATGCTTGACAGAGAAGAGGCCGCCTGGCACAACATCACAGTGATGGCATCAGAGATTG ATAATCCCAGCCTTGTCAGTTATGTTCCGGTCACAGTACAAGTCTTGGATGTGAATGATAATGCGCCGTATATTGACACTGAAAACGACATCATTGTGTGTGAATCCTCCAGGGTTGGCCAA GTGATTCAAACGATTAAGGCCACAGACAAAGACAACTTTGCGAATGGACACTTTTCCTTCACCCTGCCCAGTGACCCCCCGGGGAACCCCAATTTCACCCTGAAGGACAATGAAG ATAACAGTGCGAGCATCGTGTCGCAGCGACGCGGCTTCAGCCAGACGGAGCAGGAGCTGTACGAGCTGGCCGTGGAGGTGTGGGACGGTGGCGAGCCGGCACTCAGCAGCATCAGCACCCTCACGTTGCGCGTGTGCCCCTGCCAGAGGGGCGGCCGGCTCAGGGCCTGCCAGGCACAGGCCTTCCTGTCCTCTGCTGGACTCAGCACCGGAGCCCTCGTCGCCATCCTCCTCTGCATCGTCATTCTGCTGG CCATCGTTGTGTTGTTTGTCACCCTGCGGAGCAAGAAGAGCAAGAAGGAACCCCTCATCATCTCAGAGGAGGACGTGCGGGAGAACGTGGTGACATACGACGACGAGGGTGGAGGCGAGGAGGACACGGAGGCCTTTGACATCGTGGCACTGAGGAACCCAGCCGCCGCCGAGGAGCTTCGTCTCCGGAGGGACGCCCTGGCCCAGGCCTGGGAGGTggccgccgccgctgctgccgcTGGGGCCAGCTGCACGTCGCTTATGCTGGACGAGGAGGACATCCACAGGGTCATCAgggagagggtggtggtggcCGACCGGGACACGAGAGGGCCGCCGTACGACTCCCTCCAGACGTATGCCTACGAGGGCCACGGCTCCCCCACTGGCTCCATCAGTTCGCTGGACCTCCCTGGGGTGCCGTCTGAGCTGGACCCAGCAGAGCTGGACGACTGGGGCCCGGAGGTTCACACACTGTCCATACTATTTAGGGAGCACGACAATGAGCACAACCCCTGA